A single genomic interval of Mycolicibacterium holsaticum DSM 44478 = JCM 12374 harbors:
- a CDS encoding YlxR family protein yields MIQRETSASTHRRSSDAFVGPVRTCVGCRKRELAVELLRVVAVDDGSGNAPSAVTVDSARKLPGRGAWLHSDPQCLEAAIRRRAFGRALRITGSPDLTAVIEYVSAARSAEPADPPGNRTGSEEHEHTVKSR; encoded by the coding sequence GTGATCCAGCGCGAGACTTCGGCTTCGACGCATCGACGCAGCTCCGACGCCTTTGTCGGGCCAGTGCGGACGTGCGTGGGCTGCCGAAAGCGAGAGCTGGCCGTCGAACTGCTTCGAGTGGTCGCTGTCGACGATGGCTCTGGGAACGCTCCCAGCGCTGTCACCGTCGACTCGGCGAGGAAACTGCCGGGGCGGGGTGCGTGGCTGCATTCCGATCCACAGTGTCTCGAGGCAGCGATTCGTCGGCGAGCTTTCGGTCGAGCGTTGCGCATCACCGGTTCACCGGACCTAACTGCGGTGATCGAGTACGTCAGCGCTGCCCGCAGCGCCGAACCGGCCGATCCACCCGGAAACAGAACAGGTAGCGAAGAACATGAGCACACCGTGAAGTCCCGATGA
- the rbfA gene encoding 30S ribosome-binding factor RbfA, producing the protein MSDPARARRLAKRILTIVASAIEYEIKDPRLAGVTITDAKVTNDLHDATLFYTVLGRSLDEEPDYAGAGAALEKAKGVLRTRVGSATGVRFTPTLAFERDTVPDTAVRMEELLNRARAADEDLARVREGAKHAGDSDPYRIPGGPQDSEDTGDRDRQDD; encoded by the coding sequence GTGAGCGATCCGGCCCGAGCACGCCGGCTGGCCAAACGAATCCTGACGATCGTCGCTTCGGCGATCGAGTACGAAATCAAGGATCCGCGGCTGGCCGGGGTCACGATCACCGACGCCAAGGTCACCAACGACCTGCATGACGCCACGCTGTTCTACACCGTGCTGGGACGCAGCCTCGACGAGGAGCCTGACTACGCCGGCGCGGGCGCGGCGCTGGAGAAGGCCAAAGGGGTGCTGCGGACCAGGGTCGGATCGGCCACCGGAGTGCGGTTCACCCCCACGCTGGCCTTCGAGCGCGATACGGTGCCAGACACGGCGGTGCGGATGGAAGAGCTGCTGAACCGGGCCCGCGCGGCCGACGAGGATCTGGCGCGGGTTCGGGAAGGCGCCAAGCACGCAGGCGACTCGGACCCGTACCGTATCCCTGGGGGGCCGCAGGACTCTGAGGACACCGGTGACCGCGACCGACAAGATGACTGA
- the infB gene encoding translation initiation factor IF-2, translated as MAKARVHELAKELGVTSKEVLARLSEQGEFVKSASSTVEAPVARRLRESFGGGKDKVKADGNGAGATAAAPAKAAAKAPATPAAPKPAAPAEPAAPAPPPAPAAAPPPAAAAAPAATPEAPAARPSPTPGPRPGPAPKPAPRTPRVGNNPFSSQQPVDRPIPRPQVPRPGAPRPGAPRPGMSPGNMPPRPAGPRPGATGRPGGPRPGPGGRPAPGGGGRPGGGAGGGGGNYRGGGGGAPAGGGFRGRPGGGGRPGQRGGAAGAFGRPGGAPKRGRKSKRQKRQEYDSMQAPVVGGVRLPHGNGETIRLARGASLSDFAEKINANPASLVQALFNLGEMVTATQSVGDETLELLGSEMNYVVQVVSPEDEDRELLESFDLTYGEDAGDESALETRPPVVTVMGHVDHGKTRLLDTIRKANVGEAEAGGITQHIGAYQVAVEHDGEERLITFIDTPGHEAFTAMRARGAKATDIAILVVAADDGVMPQTVEAINHAQAADVPIVVAVNKIDKEGADPAKIRGQLTEYGLVAEDFGGDTMFVDISAKQGTNIEALLEAVLLTADAALDLRANPDMEAQGVAIEAHLDRGRGPVATVLVQRGTLRVGDSIVAGDAYGRVRRMVDEHGDDVTEALPSRPVQVIGFTSVPGAGDNLLVVDEDRIARQIADRRNARKRNALAARSRKRISLEDLDSALKETSQLNLILKGDNSGTVEALEEALLGIQIDDEVQLRVIDRGVGGVTETNVNLASASDAIIIGFNVRAEGKATELANRDGVEIRYYSVIYQAIDEIEKALKGMLKPIYEEKELGRAEIRAIFRSSKVGNIAGCLVTSGIMRRNAKARLLRDNVVVAENLTVSSLRREKDDVTEVREGFECGLTLTYNDIKEGDVIETYELVEKERS; from the coding sequence GTGGCAAAGGCCCGTGTACACGAGTTGGCCAAGGAACTCGGTGTCACCAGCAAGGAAGTACTCGCCCGCCTGAGCGAACAGGGCGAATTCGTCAAATCAGCGTCCTCCACCGTGGAGGCTCCCGTCGCGCGCCGGTTGCGCGAGTCGTTCGGCGGCGGCAAGGACAAGGTCAAGGCCGACGGCAACGGCGCCGGTGCTACGGCCGCCGCTCCGGCCAAGGCCGCCGCGAAGGCTCCGGCCACGCCGGCCGCGCCCAAGCCCGCCGCACCCGCAGAGCCTGCGGCCCCCGCACCACCTCCGGCTCCCGCGGCAGCGCCGCCGCCGGCAGCGGCGGCGGCACCTGCGGCCACCCCGGAGGCCCCCGCCGCCCGGCCCAGCCCGACGCCGGGCCCGCGGCCCGGCCCCGCGCCCAAGCCCGCCCCGCGCACCCCGCGCGTCGGCAACAACCCGTTCTCCTCGCAGCAACCGGTCGACCGGCCGATCCCACGCCCGCAGGTGCCGCGTCCCGGCGCACCACGACCCGGTGCGCCTCGACCCGGCATGTCGCCGGGCAACATGCCACCACGCCCGGCCGGTCCCCGTCCGGGCGCCACGGGCCGCCCCGGCGGCCCGCGCCCAGGGCCCGGCGGTCGTCCGGCGCCCGGCGGCGGCGGCCGTCCCGGCGGCGGTGCCGGCGGCGGTGGCGGCAACTACCGCGGCGGTGGCGGCGGCGCCCCGGCCGGCGGTGGCTTTCGGGGTCGTCCCGGCGGCGGCGGCCGTCCCGGTCAGCGCGGTGGCGCGGCCGGTGCCTTCGGACGTCCGGGCGGTGCGCCCAAGCGCGGCCGCAAGTCAAAGCGGCAGAAGCGCCAGGAATACGACTCGATGCAGGCGCCGGTCGTCGGTGGCGTGCGGTTGCCGCACGGCAACGGCGAGACCATCCGGCTGGCCCGCGGCGCGTCGCTGTCAGACTTCGCCGAGAAGATCAACGCCAACCCGGCCTCGCTGGTGCAGGCGCTGTTCAACCTCGGTGAGATGGTGACCGCCACGCAGTCCGTCGGCGACGAGACGCTCGAACTGCTTGGCAGCGAGATGAACTACGTCGTGCAGGTGGTGTCCCCGGAGGACGAGGACCGCGAGCTGCTGGAGTCCTTCGACCTGACCTACGGCGAGGACGCCGGCGACGAGTCCGCGCTGGAGACCCGCCCGCCGGTGGTGACCGTGATGGGTCACGTCGACCACGGCAAGACCCGTCTGCTCGACACCATCCGCAAGGCCAACGTCGGCGAGGCCGAGGCCGGCGGCATCACCCAGCACATCGGTGCCTACCAGGTTGCCGTCGAGCACGACGGCGAAGAGCGGCTGATCACCTTCATCGACACCCCGGGTCACGAGGCGTTCACCGCCATGCGTGCCCGCGGCGCCAAGGCCACCGACATCGCGATCCTGGTGGTCGCCGCCGACGACGGTGTCATGCCGCAGACGGTGGAAGCCATCAACCACGCGCAGGCTGCCGACGTGCCGATCGTGGTGGCGGTCAACAAGATCGACAAGGAAGGTGCCGACCCGGCCAAGATCCGCGGACAGCTGACCGAATACGGTTTGGTCGCTGAGGATTTCGGTGGCGACACCATGTTCGTCGACATCTCGGCCAAGCAGGGCACCAACATCGAAGCGCTGCTCGAGGCCGTGCTGCTGACCGCTGACGCCGCGTTGGACCTGCGGGCCAACCCCGACATGGAAGCCCAGGGTGTGGCCATCGAGGCGCACCTGGACCGCGGCCGCGGCCCGGTGGCGACCGTGCTCGTGCAGCGCGGCACGCTGCGCGTCGGCGACTCGATCGTGGCCGGCGACGCCTACGGTCGCGTGCGCCGCATGGTCGACGAACACGGCGACGACGTGACCGAGGCGCTGCCCTCGCGGCCGGTGCAGGTCATCGGCTTCACGTCGGTGCCGGGTGCCGGTGACAACCTGCTGGTCGTCGACGAGGACCGCATCGCCCGCCAGATCGCCGACCGGCGCAATGCGCGCAAGCGCAACGCGCTGGCCGCGCGGTCGCGCAAGCGGATCAGCCTGGAAGACCTGGATTCGGCGCTGAAGGAAACCAGCCAGCTGAACCTGATCCTCAAGGGCGACAACTCCGGCACCGTGGAGGCGCTGGAGGAAGCCCTGCTGGGCATCCAGATCGACGACGAGGTGCAGTTGCGCGTCATCGACCGCGGTGTCGGTGGTGTCACCGAGACCAACGTCAACCTGGCGTCGGCCTCCGATGCGATCATCATCGGGTTCAACGTGCGCGCGGAGGGCAAAGCCACCGAACTGGCCAACCGCGATGGGGTGGAGATCCGCTACTACTCGGTGATCTACCAGGCCATCGACGAGATCGAGAAGGCCCTCAAGGGCATGCTCAAGCCGATCTACGAGGAGAAGGAACTCGGCCGCGCCGAGATCCGCGCGATCTTCCGGTCGTCGAAGGTCGGCAACATCGCCGGCTGCCTGGTCACCTCGGGCATCATGCGTCGTAACGCCAAGGCGCGGCTGTTGCGGGACAACGTCGTCGTCGCGGAGAACCTCACGGTGTCCTCGCTGCGTCGGGAGAAGGACGACGTCACCGAGGTCCGCGAGGGCTTCGAGTGCGGTTTGACGTTGACCTACAACGACATCAAAGAAGGCGATGTCATCGAGACGTACGAGCTGGTCGAGAAAGAGCGCTCGTGA